The region CGGTCACCCGGATGCGCCACGCGGGGTGGGTCTGCTCCAGCGCGGCGAGCTGCCGCTGCTCCCGGGTGATGACGGTCCCGGTCAGTTCCTCGCTCATGGCGCCTCGTCCATCCGGGCCAGAGCCGCCAGGCCGACGAGGGCCAGGCCCGCGCTGTCGGCCTCGCCGGGCAGGAGCCGGGCGACCAGGAAGTCCCCGAGCCTCGCGTGGATGAGCGGCGAGCGCGCGCCGGGCTCCCGCACCAGATCCACGGTCAGGTCCTGCACGTACTTCCCCGCGATCAGCGGCATCGCGGTCAGCCCGACGACGCGGAGCCGCGCGTGGTGCACCTGCTCGCCGACCGGCTCGGTGTGGCGCTCGACGCACCACGTCGGGCATCGGTCGGCGGCGCGGCGGCCAGCGCCTGGGAAGCCGTGGCCGCCGCGCCGGCTCATGAGGGTCCCCCGCTCCGGGCGGCCAAGGCGAGTGTCTCCTGCCGGAGCAGGGCTTCGAGGTCGGCCGCGGTGCGGGCCTGGAGGATCAGCGGTTCGGGGACCGGGCCGGCCGCCAGCGCGTAGAACCGGCGCGAGCCCGCGCCGTACAGCACTGTCCAGCCCGGCCAGCTCACGGCGAGGCGGCGGGCCTCGGCGCGCTTGTCGAGGTCCCAGGCGCGGCGCATGAAGACGCCCGGTTGGGTCCCGTCGCGGTGACGGCCGCGCGGCCGTTCGCCGCGTGTCACCGGGCCGCCTCGGCGCGGGCCTCCTGCGCGGCGACCACCTCGGCGAGCTCGCCCGGGGTGTCGGCGTCGACCGTGCGCTCGGCTCCGGCCTTCATCTCCGGGCCGGTGAACGGCTGCTCGCGGGTCGCCCAGAACCGGCCGGCGTCGGACCGCCAGAACCGCCATCCGGGTGTCCGCTGCGGGGGCACTGTGGCCGTATCGTTTCTCATGGGTCGCACCTCCACTGTGCGATCAAGGGACCCGTATGGCGTTCGCGCGCCTACGGGTCCCGCTGACCGTCACAGCATGCCCACGCGTAAAGGCTCTGGCGTTGACGAGTTGTCAACGCCAGAGCCCTTGACTATTGGTGAGCGTGGAGTTACACGCCGCACCACTGGGCGAACTTCAGCAGCGGATCTGGGGCTTTCCCCCGCGCCCGCAACAGGGTGGCGATCGTCTCGTGCACCGTCGGGTGATACCGCGTCTGATCCGGCGCGACCCGTCTGGCGTTGTCCAGCGACTGCAACGCCTCCTCATGCCGGGCTGTCCAGACCTCGGCACGCGCACGGTCCACCCAGTAGTGCCCGGCGCGCGCCGCCGGGTAGCCGGGCGGCATCTGCACCTTCGCAGCTTGCTCCAGCGCCTTGCCGTGCCGGTCCTGGTCGCTGGCCATCGCCATCGCGTGGATCAGACAGTTCGCCGGGCCGAACACGACCTCATAGGCGGAGGTCTCCCCCGTCTGATCGGCGATGTCGAGCGCCTCGCGCAGCCAATCCTCCGCCCCGGCCGGGTCGCCCTGCCGGCCGGTCAGAACCGCCGCCTTCAGGTGCAGGGCGCCGCGCACGGCCTTCGTCGAGCGGTCGCCGTCGTCGTCCAGGTCCCGCAGCGCCTGCCGTACCAGGCGCACCCCGCGGTCGTGGCGGGCGGAGTCGGCCATCAACTGGGCGCGGTTCCATCGCTCGATCGCTACCTCACGGGGGTCGCCGGAGCGCTCCGCAGCGACCGCCATACGGGACAGCCCGAGCCGGGCGAGGTCGTTGAACCCGATCCGATGAGCGACGACGTAGACGCTCCGGCAGGTCTCCGACAGCACCCAGTGTGCGCGTTCCCGGTCATGCCCCGGCCGGTCGTGCAGGAGCGCCAGGTGAGTGGCCTCAGCGATCAGCGCGGGCAACTCTTGCGCGATCCTCAGGAACTCGCCCTGCGCGCGCCGCTCGACCACCTGATGGATCTCGCGCTCCAGCACAGGCAGGGGTCGCGGCGGCGGGTCGTCGTCGGCGGCCGTGTCCCAGTCGTCGAGCGCGACGGCGAGGGGGGTGAGTAGCTGATCGAGCTGGTCCTGTTGGAGGGTGTGGATATAGGGCTGTCCGCGTAGCGTCGACATGTCGACGCCGAGGGCACGGGCGACGGCCGCGATGATGGGTTCGCTGGGGTAGCGGTCGCCACTCTCGATGCGCGAAAGCATCGAGGCTGAGACATGCGCGCGTTTACCGAGCTCTCGCAGCGAGTATCCGCGCAGGGATCGAATATCGGCGATCCGGGCCCCGATGCCATGGTGAGTGCCGATGTCGGTGGGGTCGGGCATACTGACTCCCGTTCTGTGCTGACACTCAGAACATTACTTACCCTTGGCCAGAACTGGGGGTAAGGCGCACGGTCCCCGTCCCCCGACGGGGACCGTTTCGCTTTCCGCGACCACGTGTTTCCCTCATCGCAGGAGAGCCCGCCGACCAGCGATCGGCGGGGCAACCGTAGGCATCGTGCCCACGGTTCCGCCCTCGCGCGCACGGGCCGCACGGCAAACAGCGCGGACATCATGTCCGGGCAGCCCTCGCGCGTAGGGGCGGCGCCCTCCCTTTTTCGCGAAGCTGCGAAAAAGCCTGCCGCCACCCTCATGCGAGGGCGGCACCGTTTCCGGGCAACGCGACGTCCCGCCGACCGAGTGCCCGGCCGGGGAGTCTCAGCGTGCCTGACCCGCGAGCAGGCGAGCCCACAGGGCCCTTACACGGGCGCCCGGCAGGTATTCCGACACCGATACCTCGGGCCGGGTCTTCGTCCGGTCCGTACGGCGGACGAACATCAGCCCCCCGGCCGTGCACAGCTCATACGAGATGGGTACGCACTCCGCGCACGTGTAGGCCACGACCCCGACGCGCGCCATGCGACCAGTGTGCACACTCCAGGCCAGTTGCCGGTGCCCGGGTTGCTCCGGCGTCGGGTGCATTCCCAGGCAGGCCCGGAACGCCGCGAGGGCCTCCGCCACCTGTGGGGGCATGGGCGGTTCCGGGGGTGGCGGGACGGCCTGCTCGTCATGCTCGGCGCCGAACTCCCGCTGTACGGCCCTCACCGCCGGGCCCTGCTGCCCGCCGCGGCGTTCCGCGGCGGCCAACTCCAACAGGTGATCCTCTACGCACCGCTCATCAACGACCGTCAACGCGAGTTCCTTGCGGACCTCCGCCAGCGAGCGGCCCTCAAGGACCAGGCGCACGGCCTCGGACCGGCGGCCCGCCGCCTTCGTCCCCGCCCGCCACGGCGGCGAAGGCACGGTCACAGCTCGACATCCCGGGCCAGCGCCGCGAGCCCGACAAGGGCGATCCCGGCGCGCTCGCACTCGGCGATCGTGAGCTGCGCGAGCAGGTAGTCACCGATGCGCAGCTGCACGCGCGGCTCGTCCTCGCCGGGCTCCTGCACCAGGTCGAGCGCCAGCCGCTGGACGTGCTTCCCGGCGATCAGCGGCATCGTGCTCAGGTCGATCAGGCGGACCCGGGCGCAGTGCGCGCGCTCGGCGGCCGGTTCCCCGTCGTGGCTGTCGGCGCACCAGCCGGGGCACGGCCCGGCGTCGGGGGCGGTCACTGGGCCGCCGCCAGGGCCGCGATGCTCTCCTGCTCGGCGACGGCCCTGATCAGGGCGAGTTCGTCGTCGGCGTCCACGCACCGCGCCGCGCCGGCCTGCTCGGCGGCCCGCCCGAACCGCCGTTCCCGGGTCGCCCACCACCGGCCGGCGTCCGACCTCCACAGGCGCCATCCGGTGATCTCCGGCTCTTCGCCGCGTCGCTCGTGTACGGCAGAATCAGCCACAGTCGCACCTCCGATGTGCGATCAAGGGCCCGTCCGGTCGTTCGCAGCGCCGGGCGGGCCCGCTTTTGTATAAGCGCAGGCTAGGCCGCACCTGTACCTACCCGTCAAGGCCTGTACCAGCCTGTAGAGCATTGTTCCTGGCTACTTAGGGTCAGGAAGTGTGAGCATCGATCTGCTGGGGCCTGAGCCGATCTATCGGCAGATCGCTGCCGTGATCGCCCAGCGCATCGAGGACGGCACCTATGGGCCGCGCCGCGCGATCCCGTCCGAGGCCGCACTCTGCGCCGAGTTCGACGTGTCCCGCAACACCGTGCGGGCGGCCCTGCGCGTGCTCGCCGAACAGGGCCTGATCGTGTCGGTGATGGGACGCGGCACCTTCGTGAAGGGCGACGGCCAGGCCGCCGCGAACGAGTAACCCGCCGCCCGCCTGCGCGAGGGCGGCACGCGCAGCAGGCACCCGTCACTACTAATGACGGGTCGCCGCCCGCCCGTGCCGGGCCGGCGCCCTGCCCGAGCAGCGCGACGCCCCGCCGATCGAGCGATCGACGGGGCGCGCTTCTCAGGTACGGCCGGGTACGGGGTCAGGCATCGGCCAGTGTCGCCAGGTACGCCCTGACCTGCTGCGCCTTATCCTGGCCGATGCCGAGCTCGATTTTGATCCGGCGGATGGACGGAACCTCGCTCGTGACGACGTCGGCCAGGAACCGGCTCGCCGCCTGCCGGGCGAGGTCGTCCGGCAGGGCCTCGGGTACGTACCCGGGGGTGTGGCCCTCGGCCTCGCCAGGGGTGTGCATACTGTGCACCCCCTTGAGGTCGTCGGCCGCTGGCGCGTGCGGGAAGTCGCCCTCGGCCGCCCAGTCGTACAACGGCGTGACACCGCGCGGCACAGCCGGGAGCACGGGCGCGGCGGCCCGGGGGATGCTCAGCGGCGCCTCCACGGCGGCCAGGCCATGACCGAACGCGACGCGGTCCCGCTCGATAAGCGAGGCCGCCACGTCGAACGAGCGGGGCGCGAGCCCGGCCACGTACGTGGCGAACATGCGGGCCTCGTCGGCGGTCAGGCTCTCCACCAGGGCGGAGGGGTCGGCGCTCACTCGGCATCCGCCTTTGCCGCCTCACGCTTCATTCGCTCGGTCTCGGCGCGGGTCTGCGTCCAGATCTCGAAGGTTCGGAAGTGGACCTCGTCGAGGACGAACCCGATCTGCTCGACGAGGTCTGTTGCCCTGCCGCCGAGGTCGATCTCGGCGAGGTCCTCCAGGTGCTCGTTCAGCTGGTGCATCTCGTTGGCCGTGACGAAGTACATCGGCGGTTGCTCGATCATCCCGCCCCACCCGCCGTACGCCGGGCCCGGCGGGTGGCCAGGTCGATCACGTCGCCGTCCGCCTGGTCGACCTGGATGAGCAGCGCGACGATGCCGATCGCGGCGTCCCGGAGCTGCTGCTCCTCGGCCCGGGTGAGCCAGCGCCTGTCACCGGGGCGGCCGTGCGCGCCGCCGATGAGGGTGATGACACGCTGGCCGTGCTCGGACAGCCGCCGGTAGACGTCGTCGTGGAGCACGGCGGCCGGGCCAAGGTCGTGCTGCGGGGTCATCGCGCCTCACCGGCCGTACGGCGGTCGGGCAGGCCCGCCTGATCGAGCCGGGCCCGGCGGTGCTCGCGGAGGCTGACGACGCCGAGGCGGGCGCGGGCCTCGGCGAGCAGCGCGCGGCCCTTCACCGCGCGCTCGTAGACCGACTCCCGCTTCACACCGAGGATCTTCGCCAGCTCGCCGAAGGAGTAGCCGCGAGGCTTCTCCTGGTTGATCGCGATCGCGGTGTTCATCGCGTCGCGCAGGTGGTCACGCAGCGGCTCGACATGGACCAGGCCCGCCGGGTCGTCAGCCAGCCGTACGCCCAGGGCGCCGATCATGCGGTGCAGCATGGCGACGTACTCTTCGGTCTCCGTGACGCGCTGGGGGCGCTTACGGCGGAGGGGGGATGCCATGGTGCCGGTCACCGTCCCTTCGCGGTCGCGGTGTGAGGCTCAGCCTCACGGCCGGGGGTGTGAGGCGCGGCCTCACAGTCGGCCGACGATCCCGGGGCGGCCGGGGTGACGGCCCGGGCAGCGTGCTCGTCCGCCTCGTACGGCGCGTAGCCGGTCGGCGGGCACTCGGCCAGCCGCGCCCGCAGGTACGCCGTGTGCCGGGCGGCGTCGGCCGGGCACGCGAGGATGTGCCACAGCGCGAGGATGGTGTGGAGGGCGCGCCCCTCCAGGACCTCCCGGTAGGCGTCCAGGTCGCTGGGCGTGGCCGGGCAGGGGATGTCCAGCGCCTCCTGGACGGCGCGCAACGTGTCGAGCAGCTGCTCACGCTCGCTGGTCATGCGGCACCCCCGGTCAGCAGCGCGCCCGCCGCGGTGGTGAGGGCCAGGCCGAAGACGTGCCCCGGCCCGGCGGTGGCCGCCGAGGCGACGAGCCGCCCGAGCGTGGCCGCCACGTCCGGGGCCAAGTCGATCACGGTCGTGTCGTCGCCGTCGTGGCGCAGGACCCGCACGACGGCCGGGCCGTCGTGCCCCGGCTGGCAGTGCTGGGACAGCTCGACCTCGACCAGCGTCCGCCCGTCGTCGAGGCTGAGCTCGTCGACGAGAGCCACGTGGGTGACGTAGTCGGGGCGGGGGTGCGCGGCTGTGCACCAAGTCGGGCAGGTGGGCGTGGGAGTGGCGGCGTCGTTGGCGCCCTTACGCTGTTGCATGGGTCGGACCTCGGTTCCGATCAAGGCCCCGGCCGGTGTTGCAGTCACCGGTTCGGGGCCGCTGTGCTGTGCACCCAAATAGGGTGTCATGACACCCATCGTACCTAGGGTGTCATGACACCCGCAAGAGGTGGCGAAAGCGCCTATAGTTCGGGTGTCACGACACCAGGCGAGGGAGGTCGGCGCCATGCCGGGCAAGGGCACACCGCGGAGATCCATCCGCGTCGATGACGAGCGATGGAACGCCGCCAAGGAGAAGGCCGAGAAGGAGGGCCGGAACGTCTCTGACGTCCTCTCCGAGTGCCTGGACAAGTACATCGCCGACGACAAGTCCAAGGGTGAAGGCAAGAGCAAGTAGGGCCACCGGGCGGCGCGGGAGAACGGCATCGAGCCGGCCCCGAAGTGCGGCCGGTCGAAGCGGCGGTGACCGGGCTGAGCACGGGCCCCCTGGGCCGTCTCTGGGCCGTCCGGGACCGTAAAAACGCTGAATATCGCGTAACGCTGTGAACGCCATAGGGCCAGCTCAGGGAGCATGTCCCGGCACCGCTCGCAGGTCGGCAGTGCCGGGCAATGATTACACCGCCTACAACCAGCCGCCCCACCCGGGCTTCTTCCTCGGCGACGGCATGGCGACCCCCGCCAAGCCGAACATCTACCCCCGCTGAGCCGCCCGCTCACGCGACGCCCCCGGGCAGCCGTCCTGCCTGGGGGCCGTCGCAGTGCGCGATCGATTCCCATCTGCTCCAAGGCCGCGTGCCAGATGCCGTTGATCCTTTCCGGGCAGACGGCCAGCTACGGCGGGAGCGCCACGGCGGGGCGCTCCCTCGCCTTCACTTCTGCAGGCCGGCCGGCCCGCGATCGAGCACCATCACGTCGGCCACCATCGCGTCAGGCGCCGGGCGGCACGTCCCGACGACCCGCCACCCCCACCGCTCATACATGGCATGCGCCGGGGCCGTCGGCAGGGACAGCAGCACAGCGTACGACTCCTGCCGGCCACTCATTAGCTCGTCGAGCAGGCGCCGGCCGATGCCCCGCCCCCGGTAGGGTTCGCGGAGGTTCAGCTCGATCACGGCGAACTTGTCCGCGGCGACGACTTCGGCCGGGCCAAGTGTGGTCTCGCCGCCCCACCAGCGTCCGGCCGGGAACGGCAGCCCGAAGGCGAACCCCGCCAGCGTGTCGCCGTCCTCGGCGGCGACGAGCGTGAATCCGGGGTTCTGCGCCTGCGTGTGCGTTCGCTCCAGGAAGCGGTCCCTGCGGTAGAGCGGGCCGGAGTTGTACGGCGGCTCGGCCCGGATTTCCATGTAGACGTCGGCGTACTCGTCGTCGAAGGCATCGGCCGCCGTGGTGCCGGTCAAATGTCGGAACGTGATTCCCATCAGGAACCTCCCGGGAGGGCCAGCATCTCCCGGTATTCGATCACAGCGGGCTGCGCCTGGGAGGCGGACGGCAGGACGTTCACCACCGTCGCGGCGGTGTGCAGGAGGTAGCGGGTCATGTCGTGCGGCTGCAGCCGGTCCAGGGCTCGGCGGGCGTGCTCCAGCCCGCCGGCGAGATCACCGGCCCGGACTGCGGACATCGCGACGTGGAGCTGCACCTGCGCGGCCCGCCGGTAGGCGAACGCCGGGTATGCCGCGATGGCCTCTGCCTGGGCGCGGGCGGCGCCGGGGTGGTCGGCGAGGGTGTAGACGAGGGACCGGGAGTGCAGGGTGCGGGTCACCGGCCAGCCTAGACAGGACATGTGGTCGCCCGTGACGGCGGCCGGGAGCTGCTCGTGGACGCGGGCCTGCTCGTCGAGGTCGGCGAAGGCTGTTTGCGTGTCGCCGAGGAGCGCCCGAACATGCGCGCGGGCGCCCAGCGCCTTGGCTCGGGCCGCGCACGGCCGCACGGCCGCCCGGCGGTGGCGGCGAGCGCTTCCTCGGCGCGGGCGACGACGATGGGCAGCGGGCGGTCCTCATACAGCGCCTGAACCGCTTCGAACGCGCAGACGGTCGCAAACATGTCCTCCCCCGCCCGGCTGGCAGCCCGGCGCGCTGAGGCCCACCAGTGGCGGGATTCTCGCGCGTGCCCGGCGGAGCCGAGCGCGTAGGCGAGCAGGAACGTTATGTGGCTGTTGACCCGCGCCCAGGCGGCCGGGGCGGTGTCGGCGCTGCCCATGGCCTTTTGCAGGGTGAGCAGGTCGACCGACAGGTCAGAGATCAGCTCGGGCAGGGGGCGGGTGGCGACCTGGTGAGCGTACTCCCAGGCGAGCTCTTCCCATTCTTCGACACCCGCCGCCCCGACGCGGTCATCGACGACGTCGCGCAGTCGTGCGATGCCGTCCATAGGGAGCGCCGCGGCGGCGCCCGTGAGCGCGAGCCCGGCGAGCAGTTGTCGGCGCAGGTGGTCCATGTCGTCAGCATGCTTCGCCTGAGCCGGTGCTGGCGAGACCGGCGTACTCGTACTGGCCACGGCGTTGGCGTGGAGGGCGGAAAGTATGCCGCCGGCTCCGAAGATGGTTTCGAGGCGTTGGACGGCTTCGGCCGGTGGTCGGCGGTCGCCTCGTTCGTAGCGGGCGAGGATCGAGGAATCCATGTGAGCTCGACGTGCGATGTCGTCGAGTGAGGCTTTCTGCTGTTCCCGCCAGTGCCGCAGGGCCGCGCCGAGCAGGTGCCAGGGCGATTTGGTCGGGTCGACCGAATCAGCGGGACGGGGCATGCCGCAACTCCTGGTTGTGGTCAGTTCCGGTCAATGCGTTTGACCAGATCGCACGCCTTGGATCCCCCCGGGATCTATGGCGACTATGGCACAGCAACGCACTTAGCGCACTCTTCCCGTCGCAGAAAGTCACCATCGGGGAGGAGGCCTTACCACCTGACGCCACTCAGGAGATCCCCATGGACCAGCTCG is a window of Microbispora sp. NBC_01189 DNA encoding:
- a CDS encoding helix-turn-helix transcriptional regulator; protein product: MPDPTDIGTHHGIGARIADIRSLRGYSLRELGKRAHVSASMLSRIESGDRYPSEPIIAAVARALGVDMSTLRGQPYIHTLQQDQLDQLLTPLAVALDDWDTAADDDPPPRPLPVLEREIHQVVERRAQGEFLRIAQELPALIAEATHLALLHDRPGHDRERAHWVLSETCRSVYVVAHRIGFNDLARLGLSRMAVAAERSGDPREVAIERWNRAQLMADSARHDRGVRLVRQALRDLDDDGDRSTKAVRGALHLKAAVLTGRQGDPAGAEDWLREALDIADQTGETSAYEVVFGPANCLIHAMAMASDQDRHGKALEQAAKVQMPPGYPAARAGHYWVDRARAEVWTARHEEALQSLDNARRVAPDQTRYHPTVHETIATLLRARGKAPDPLLKFAQWCGV
- a CDS encoding DUF6907 domain-containing protein translates to MTAPDAGPCPGWCADSHDGEPAAERAHCARVRLIDLSTMPLIAGKHVQRLALDLVQEPGEDEPRVQLRIGDYLLAQLTIAECERAGIALVGLAALARDVEL
- a CDS encoding GntR family transcriptional regulator yields the protein MSIDLLGPEPIYRQIAAVIAQRIEDGTYGPRRAIPSEAALCAEFDVSRNTVRAALRVLAEQGLIVSVMGRGTFVKGDGQAAANE
- a CDS encoding DUF6907 domain-containing protein, with the protein product MQQRKGANDAATPTPTCPTWCTAAHPRPDYVTHVALVDELSLDDGRTLVEVELSQHCQPGHDGPAVVRVLRHDGDDTTVIDLAPDVAATLGRLVASAATAGPGHVFGLALTTAAGALLTGGAA
- a CDS encoding GNAT family N-acetyltransferase, with the protein product MGITFRHLTGTTAADAFDDEYADVYMEIRAEPPYNSGPLYRRDRFLERTHTQAQNPGFTLVAAEDGDTLAGFAFGLPFPAGRWWGGETTLGPAEVVAADKFAVIELNLREPYRGRGIGRRLLDELMSGRQESYAVLLSLPTAPAHAMYERWGWRVVGTCRPAPDAMVADVMVLDRGPAGLQK
- a CDS encoding helix-turn-helix transcriptional regulator: MPRPADSVDPTKSPWHLLGAALRHWREQQKASLDDIARRAHMDSSILARYERGDRRPPAEAVQRLETIFGAGGILSALHANAVASTSTPVSPAPAQAKHADDMDHLRRQLLAGLALTGAAAALPMDGIARLRDVVDDRVGAAGVEEWEELAWEYAHQVATRPLPELISDLSVDLLTLQKAMGSADTAPAAWARVNSHITFLLAYALGSAGHARESRHWWASARRAASRAGEDMFATVCAFEAVQALYEDRPLPIVVARAEEALAATAGRPCGRARPEPRRWAPARMFGRSSATRKQPSPTSTSRPASTSSSRPPSRATTCPV